One Ignavibacteriales bacterium genomic window, TTGGAGCTCTGCATGCTGCGAACAGTTTTTTCAGAAGACCGGACATTTTTTTCGGTACAATAGCAATGAGCGGTTCATACGATCTATCAGATTATTCAAAAGATTACTTTGATGAGATATGTTATTTCAATTCACCTATGCATTACCTTCCAAATGTTGAGGATGAGAGTCTAATAAGTGAAATGAGTAATGATAAGAACATTTACATTGTGACCGGTCAGGGGAATTATGAAAACCCGGAATCTTCAAAGAGGTTATCGGATATATTGCACAGGAAGCAAATACCCCACACTCTGGATCTCTGGGGACATGATGTACCACATGACTGGCCTTCATGGCGTCAAATGCTACCTTATATACTGGAAACCAAATTCTAAAAGAATTTCCATAATGTATGCCTGAAACTCAGGAGCGAAAAAAGAGGATCTGTATTGCAGCGAGCGAGTGTGTTCCGTTTGCAAAGACCGGCGGATTGGCAGACGTGTGCGGATCGCTGCCTAAAGCACTTGCAGAGATCGATTGCGAAGTGAAGCTGTTCATGCCAATGTACAAGCCCGTGAAAATAGATCAGTACGGGTTTAAGCTAATGGATGAATTTGGGGGTATGGATGTACGGTTAGGCGAAAAACATGTTGAGTTTGGCTTATGGCATAGTACACTTCCCGGAAGTGACGTAGACGTTTACCTGGTCGATTGCCCGCAATATTTTCACAGAGACAGTATTTATACAAATGATCCCGACGAGGGTGAGAGGTTTATCCTGTTCCAGATCGCGGTGCTCGAAGGTCTGCAAAGAATGGAATGGTCGCCGGATATTATACATTGCAATGATTGGCAGACTGCGCTTATCCCAGTATATTTGAAAACCAATTATAAATGGGACGGCTTGTTCGAAGGAACAAAGTCTCTTCTCTCTATCCATAATATAGGATACCAGGGGAGGTTTTCTTCGGACCTGGTTGAAACCGCAAATCTCTCATACTCTGATTACTATCAAGGCGGTCCTTATGAATTCGATGGGACATTTTCATTTCTTAAGTCCGGTATATTATTCGCAGATGTAATTACAACTGTAAGCCCAACATACGCACTGGAGATCCAAACACCGGAATACGGAGCCGGACTAGACGGGGTACTTTCCGCAAGAAGTGATCATCTTTTTGGAATATTGAACGGAATAGATACCGATGTTTGGGATCCTGACAAGGATGCATTTATAAGATACAATTATAATGTGGACACGATAGAATTTAAACAGAATGACAAGATAGATCTATTCAAACGACTGGAAAGGGAATTCGATCCTGATATTGCAACGATAGGTGTAATATCAAGGCTTACCGGGCAGAAAGGGCTGGAATTAATGGAACCTATTTTTGCCGACCTAATGAATATGAGGCTCCAATTTGTAATACTTGGCAGTGGTGAAGATAAATATGAAAATTTTTTTAACATTGCAAATTATTCCTATGCTAGTAAATTTCTTACTTATATAGGGTATAGCAATGAGCTTTCGCACCTGATGACTGCAGGATGTGATATGATATTGATGCCTTCGAGATACGAACCTTGCGGACTAAACCAGATGTACGCGCTCGCTTATGGTACTGTACCCGTAGTAAGAGCAACAGGCGGGTTAGCCGACACAGTTATAGATCTAAGCGCAGACCCTTATAATGGAAACGGGTTCTCGTTTTATGATTTTACATCGGATGCTCTACTAGATGCTGTCAGGAGAGCTGTCGATACATATTCGAATAAGCAACTATGGCATAAGGTAATGCAAAGAGGAATGCGAGAGGATTTTTCGTGGAAAAAATCGGCAGGTAAATACGTCGAACTTTACGATAAGTTAATCAATAATTCAATATAACACTATTGCTGGGTGACCTCGCGCAAATAGTAGATTCGATCAAGGATTTTTTAAGTATCCACTTATTCAATATCGGTACGACGAACGTAACACTGTGGCTGGTATTGAACATACTTTTTTTCTTAGTCCTACTAGTATTCTTTACAGGTAAGTTAAAAAAGTGGATATTGGAATTACTTCAAAAGCGAAGCCATATAACGCCCGGTGTAGGTGATGCAATAGCGACGATCGTCAGGTATCTGTTCGTAATAATCGGCCTGGTTATCATCCTTCAGACGATGGGTATAGATCTGAGTTCGCTGGTGGTATTAGCCGGCGCGCTGGGTGTAGGTCTTGGTTTTGGTCTGCAGAATATTGTTAACAATCTCATTAGTGGTATAATAATTTTATTCGAACGCCCGATTAAGCTTGGGGACAGGGTAGTGGTGGGTGAAGTAGAAGGGAACGTTACTGCCATCAATATACGCGCTACGACGGTTGTAACTAATTCAAACGTAGCGATAATCATACCTAACTCGGAATTTATCTCAGCAAAGGTGACGAACCTTTCATACACCGATGACAAGATAAGGTTCGACATACCTGTTGGTGTCGGTTATAGCAGTGATATAAACTTAGTGAGAAAAGCGCTTCTGGAAGTTGCGGCTGAAGAGCCGGGTATATTGCCGGACCCACCCCCAAAAGCATTGTTCCTGGAGTTTGGTGACTTTACATACAATTTTGTTTTGAGAGTATGGACCTCAGAATACTTGAAAACTCCAAAGGTATTCCGCAGTCTTGTAAACTTTAAGATGTGGCAGAAGTTTAAAGATTATAATATCGAGGTACCATTCCCGCAGAGAGATCTGCATTTAAGGAGCGGGGTACTGCCGATAGTAAAAGGAGATGAGACTCCGGGTGATATAAGCGGTTTGGATGACTCGGGTGCTCAAAGTGATCCTCCCCAAAATAAATCTTAAATATTTACTTCCTCACCCTTTTCGGGTATCAAAATATTTCTAAAACCTTTATCTGTTAAACCTTCTTTCAATGCTTCCTGCTGATCGAGTTCACCGTGAACAAGGAAGACGGATCTCAATCTATCACGGTTGAATTTATCGAAGTAGTCAAGAAGTTCGTTTCTATCAGCGTGAGCGGAGAAGGAATTAAGCACGACTATCTTTGCATTAACTTCATGAGTATCACCGAAGATTTTTACTTTGGGATCCTCCTGGTCGCGTGCTTCAACCAACCGCCTGCCCAAAGTGTGCTCAGCCATAAAGCCAACGATTAGTACAGTGGTTTTGTAATTCTCGATACTGTTTTTAAGGTGGTGTAGTATCCTCCCACCCTCACACATACCGGAGGCAGAGATTATCATACAGCACTCGTTAAAGTTGTTTAGTTTTTTCGACTCTTCGACGCTTCGTATGTATGTGACATTGCTGAGACCGAATACATCTACACCTGAAGCAATGAGTTCGGAAGTTTCCTCATCAAAGCAGTCGGGGTGAAGTTTAAACACTTCAGTAGCATCTACCGAAAGAGGGCTATCAACAAAAACAGGTATCTTCGGGATGGCGTTGGCTTTGAAAAGTTCATTGAGGGCATAGACTATTTCCTGTGTTCTTCCAACGCTGAATGCAGGTACGATAATTTTTCCGCAATTTTTGACAGCAGTATTCACGACGTCAGAGAGTTGTTTTGTCATTAGTTCAGATTTGTCATGAATTCTTCCGCCGTATGTCGACTCCGATATAATGTAATCCACGTCGCCCATGTGCGCAGGATCTCTAAGTATGGGGAGGTTTGGGCGTCCTAAGTCACCGGTGAAACCAAACCGGACTTTCTTTCCTTTTTCTTCAAGATCGAGGATGATCTGCGCCGAGCCGAGTATGTGTCCCGCATCA contains:
- a CDS encoding esterase family protein, yielding MRREITSWYSPVLEKEMEAVAYGDNGFALLMFPTAAADFLEYERFQLIDELKPLIESGKVRVYSINSINSESWLNDEMHPSHKAIRHQQFNEYVVNEVVPYIHRDSGGLNKIVTTGASLGALHAANSFFRRPDIFFGTIAMSGSYDLSDYSKDYFDEICYFNSPMHYLPNVEDESLISEMSNDKNIYIVTGQGNYENPESSKRLSDILHRKQIPHTLDLWGHDVPHDWPSWRQMLPYILETKF
- a CDS encoding MBL fold metallo-hydrolase; this encodes MKLKFCGADRTVTGSQHLLELNGKKILLDCGLYQGRREEAYEVNKNFLFDPSELHCVVLSHAHIDHSGNLPTLYKRGFTRNVYSTPATRDLCAIMLQDSAFLQEKDVEYVNKKRLKKGEHSYKPLYGIEDVRPVMENFKAMPYNNKFYIDGLDGKVAVTFIDAGHILGSAQIILDLEEKGKKVRFGFTGDLGRPNLPILRDPAHMGDVDYIISESTYGGRIHDKSELMTKQLSDVVNTAVKNCGKIIVPAFSVGRTQEIVYALNELFKANAIPKIPVFVDSPLSVDATEVFKLHPDCFDEETSELIASGVDVFGLSNVTYIRSVEESKKLNNFNECCMIISASGMCEGGRILHHLKNSIENYKTTVLIVGFMAEHTLGRRLVEARDQEDPKVKIFGDTHEVNAKIVVLNSFSAHADRNELLDYFDKFNRDRLRSVFLVHGELDQQEALKEGLTDKGFRNILIPEKGEEVNI
- the glgA gene encoding glycogen synthase GlgA, giving the protein MPETQERKKRICIAASECVPFAKTGGLADVCGSLPKALAEIDCEVKLFMPMYKPVKIDQYGFKLMDEFGGMDVRLGEKHVEFGLWHSTLPGSDVDVYLVDCPQYFHRDSIYTNDPDEGERFILFQIAVLEGLQRMEWSPDIIHCNDWQTALIPVYLKTNYKWDGLFEGTKSLLSIHNIGYQGRFSSDLVETANLSYSDYYQGGPYEFDGTFSFLKSGILFADVITTVSPTYALEIQTPEYGAGLDGVLSARSDHLFGILNGIDTDVWDPDKDAFIRYNYNVDTIEFKQNDKIDLFKRLEREFDPDIATIGVISRLTGQKGLELMEPIFADLMNMRLQFVILGSGEDKYENFFNIANYSYASKFLTYIGYSNELSHLMTAGCDMILMPSRYEPCGLNQMYALAYGTVPVVRATGGLADTVIDLSADPYNGNGFSFYDFTSDALLDAVRRAVDTYSNKQLWHKVMQRGMREDFSWKKSAGKYVELYDKLINNSI
- a CDS encoding mechanosensitive ion channel — its product is MGDLAQIVDSIKDFLSIHLFNIGTTNVTLWLVLNILFFLVLLVFFTGKLKKWILELLQKRSHITPGVGDAIATIVRYLFVIIGLVIILQTMGIDLSSLVVLAGALGVGLGFGLQNIVNNLISGIIILFERPIKLGDRVVVGEVEGNVTAINIRATTVVTNSNVAIIIPNSEFISAKVTNLSYTDDKIRFDIPVGVGYSSDINLVRKALLEVAAEEPGILPDPPPKALFLEFGDFTYNFVLRVWTSEYLKTPKVFRSLVNFKMWQKFKDYNIEVPFPQRDLHLRSGVLPIVKGDETPGDISGLDDSGAQSDPPQNKS